The proteins below come from a single Bombus vancouverensis nearcticus unplaced genomic scaffold, iyBomVanc1_principal scaffold0040, whole genome shotgun sequence genomic window:
- the LOC143304569 gene encoding uncharacterized protein LOC143304569 produces the protein MEQGWTQHPKGHNRHPQRGQRSLHALASGPSYQGSSRRRWCHPDSYSSDGKEHFGSGRQKACPTANSTRSRETRTTSHRDEIRWELQPHLPSLIGTLSTGLGYVYPICTKEPLRKSNFVGYNPLVAGWGALRYSK, from the exons atggaacaagggtggacacagcatccaaaagggcacaatcgtcatcctcagagaggacaacgttccctccatgcattggcctctgggccgagttatcaaggttcatccaggcgccgatggtgtcatccggacagctacagttcagacggcaaagagcattttggatcggggcgtcaaaaggcttgtcccactgccaattcaacccgatctcgagaaacccgaacaactagccaccgagacgaaataagatgggaacttcaaccacacctccctagtttgatcggtaccctctcaacggggttag ggtacgtatatcccatttgtacgaaagagcccctacgaaagagcaacttcgtcggctataacccccttgttgctggatggggagcattaagatatagtaagtga